aaaagattattatttatttaataaatctacatacaaataatttttactCTTTCTATGAGTCAAGATCAACCTTTGAGtattatttatatgatttaaCAAGTATTACTCTTTAggaatatgataaattataaattatgttataattaatagttaaaaatgaagactttcataatttaataatagtccaattaatattataaacataattCAAAATGGGAAAAAAGTAAATGAACGTGGTGGTCGTGACTGTTGCAATAAGGGATCGAGTTTGAAATAAGGAGATATGCTGGCTTCAATTCAATATCAACCACGCGGCCATTCCTCTTTGAAATTCATGTGGTTGTGAAAGAGAGAAAAGACGTAGTAGTAAAGTCAGGattatctttttcatttttcaacttgtttgAATTGGATTTCCTCCGTAATTAAcgtttactatttataaaattatggcCATGATTTAAGGTTATGGACAATGAATTATTATTGTCTATCAATCTTAATTTACTCTTTATGTAaccttatttattatataataatcttGAAAATGTAAatgtattagtaatatattttgtaACAAGTCTATGCGCTGATGGATGAATAGTTGTAACTCGATTAAGTCCATATCAATCCGTGACAATGGGGTTTTACTATTAATAAGTCCATATTAACAGTCGGGAACGTCATTCACAGTCAATGCAACTTAAAAGATGCTTTGTATATTCATGGCGATCTTGATAGAATATGGCTAATATAAGCCCAACTTCGACCATTTATTTCTCTGATCGGCAGTTGGATAAGAACTTTAtcctcttttttattatttttttttccttgaaatgCAGTTTTCTGCGCCTTGAATTCTATAAGTGCCTGAAGTGTCTATTAAGTTACAATTAGACTACGTTTAGATGTAATTTTAGATGATatggaaacaataataaattatttacagataataataaaattcactTACCAAACACAGCTTTGAACTGATGCCCCCACCTACCTTGCAGCTTCTTCAGCAGCTGTTTGAGTAAAGTCTCTTTAGACTCAGCCTCACCCTACTCATGGAAAGACTCAGCTACCATTTTAAATGtgaacaataaaactattatttacAGAGGTAGAAGTGTAGGTAGATGGTTGAATGCTTTGGGAGGAAATGTGAACTCATGAACTGGATTTTCTCAGCTAGCTTTTAAGTATGGATGAGTCGGTCGGATCAAAGTCAGGAGTCACTAATTAAACATTTTCCTAATTTACACGTCATTGTGACTTTGTGAGGCTTTTTCCCACATTAATCCGACAAAACATTCTCGGAAGTTCCACACCGTTTTTGTTAATTGTGGGTACGAAAAAAGTGCATGCATCGTAGGATTGAGTTATGCAACACTCATCCGCTTTTCAAAAAAAGTtaatcaatttataattttaataatgaatttatattaaaattttattttactaataatAGATTTCCAATAAAAATGCACGAATTTATCAAATATAAAACTGTATATAGTATTCATTGAGAAAATTGTCATTGATGTGGTTGTTAAGGATGGTGAGgtagttgaaaaaatttataagccTGATACACATAAAATCGATTCAAGAAGTGAGGTTTGtttttaatcttataaacaTACTCAGAATTTTATCTACAGACAACGTGAGATTTATTTCTTAACAATACGCTATCAAATGCAATGCATGGGTGTCTTATCACCAGTGATGATTATTCATGCTCCCATGCCTGACCAACCTTGTTCTACCCCCATCCATCATTGACATTATTCATCCTCCCAGATCTCTTATTTTCCATAGAACAAACATAACtgaaaacaaaaatactttatttatataagacTTATATgaaagtaaacttacaaattgatataatttgatgtgatatgtcagatataaatttacttttattataaactaaATCTAACAGATTCCATGAAActcatattaatttgtaaatttactttatataatttttttatatttgtagtaGTTCTCTTCCAAAAACCTGATCTGGGCCATGATACTTGGGTTATTTCATAATTGTGGCAATCTCGATTATTTTGAATAAGAGATGAATGAAATCAATAATAAGGCAAATAGAAGTTTGAAAATAGACTGGAACCCCCTAAAAAAAGAGGGCTCGTGTTAGACGAGTTTTAAGCTTAATAATATATTGCATCTGCACCATTGAgatattttagaaattttgttaatttccaaataatagatataaacaaataaaatggatcaaataatatttatcGAGAATTTAATGATTCTTCATAAATTCAAATGAAcactaataaatattttaagaattcaTCTTATGCATTTATTTATCATACTTTAGATCGTGCATGAGCTCTAACCACCATCGAAAAGTGCCAAAAGTAGTTATAATTACATTCAAGCGATGTTCCATTTTGATAATCTCATCTTAGGTAAACAGCTCATGCATGTAATTGTTAtattttacctaaaaaaaaGCAAAGTATGAGTTGAAATAAATGAGTGAAGCCATATTCATGCTAGATTTCtgtacctttttcttttccaaataaaaaaggagatcactccctctctctcttgccAAAATAGCGAAGGTAATGATACCtttaatcttttattattattgttttttatttaacttttttttttgatttcttttgttatttaaatttggattaaaaatattagaacatgaccttcttacataatttaatagaaaattaatttttataaaattaaatttatttttaattacatTATATGATTAGTTGGTtagttgagtttattttcttttaaattatgtaaGAAGGTCATgtcttaatatttttaattcaaattaaaaaaaaaaagacaaatgatAACAAAACAATAGGAAATGAGTGTAAAGGTATTATTGTCTaaataacaaaatgaaaagtaaaacaAAGAGCCGTTTGAGGAGGCAATGCCAGTCAAAGGGGCAGATGAGATCTTTACAGGACATTCATCACCTGGTTGGAGAATCGAAGATTAGATTCTCACCtaacaattgtttttttttttttttttttttcaaaatttgtataatgcaaacttttctttaatcgaaattgattatataactaataaatgttgatttttttagtATGTATTCGCTAATAATTACTCGTTTTaatcataataattttaaaaaaatgatagacaTGCAACTCTTTTATTAtaatgtatatacatatattttaaatgaatataatttgtataaaaaaaacttatatatataacatcattttatataaatatctttattttaaaataaaatcataaaaagacTTAAGCGTgtatcatttattattattattttttttacgtaTTCTCCTAATATTCGGTAGTAACCCAACATTCACACACAACCAAATAAAATAGGCAAAGTGGCATAGTAAAATCCTCCACATAAATATTAGggtatttattaaatattaaatagtttaaaaaatattacaattaagtATTGAGAGTATcttaacacttctcaacatacttaagtactattcattattttatttttacttttaatttattttttattactatttactactatttaatattctattattattttttatttacttttttactactattcacaatatATCTCAACACTCAAATCCAACTATCACATTTACACATAGACGACTATTTTATCTTGGTAATTAGTATTGTGGTTGAAGTTCGAATTAAATTCCTTGATTTCTTAGCATTTTCATTCCAATtaaatttactatttataaaaaaaaatatgattcatCGTTTcatcaaataaacaaaaaataataaataattttcaccCTTATGATATCTCATCAGCCAATTGATATGGCTCATTCAACGAAATTTGATCCTGTCACGTGCACAGACTTGATGGCATATCAACcgattactaataaaaaatctgAGATTAAAACCTCTCACCGcctttatcaaaaaattaaaaaaaaaaaattcttaatgtTGTCGTGTATATTAATATCAGAAtatacttattttatattttaaaatgatacagctggattttaaaattacatatatatacgtCCTTGAAATGCTCATAGGAAGCTTCCTCGAAGCTGCCATGCCACTCCCTTCATTCCAAGCATTTAACACCCATCCTTCCACCTTCTTTCCACTCAAACCTCTCTTCTTCCTTTATTTCCTCTCTCTACGTTCTCTTCCTACTGTTTCTTTGCCTTTCTGGGTTTTTCATTTTTGCCATGAAGCTCGTCAAGATCAACCAACTCAACCCGAAGAACCTCATTGTCAGCCCGACGCGCTTATTTCGGTCCAAAAAGGACCGGTCCTCTGTATCCAGGTCCGACCCATCTTCTTTCGGCTCCAGGACGTCGTCGACATCGAGTTCCGAAGCATCCACGTCACTCCAAAAGCCTGGTTCCGGCGCCCGCATCACCAATCTTGGTACCCCCAAGAGTGTTTTGCCCGAGATATTGGGTAACTGGTCCGATTCCTCGGCCGATATGAACGTCGAACTTGCGCAAGCTTTCAGGCTCACAGACAGAGATGACGACGGGTTAGTGTCGAGAAAAGAGCTGCAGGCTCTTCTGAGCCGGATCGGAGTCGAGCCTCTGAGCGAGGAGGAAGTGAAGATGATGCTGAGCGAGGTGGATCGGGACGGAGACGGGCACATAAGCATGGAAACGTTGCTGAACCGGTTCGGCTCTGCTTGCGGACCGGCTTGCGACTCGGAGCTGCGCGAGGCGTTCGATATCTTCGACACGGATCACGACGGGAGGATCACGGCGGAGGAGCTGTGGGGATTTTTCACGGCCATGGGGGACGAACAGTGCACGTTAGAGGACTGCCGGCGCATGATAGCCGGGGTGGACAAGAACGGCGACGGGTTTGTGTGCTTCGAGGACTTCTCGCTTATGATGGAGCTGCAGAGATGAAGTGATGATATCTACCATCATATATGtacgatgatgatgatgacgcgATGATGTGGCTCCCGATTCCCGATTCTCAAGATAATGAAAATCCTTTGTATTTTATAGTGTTTCCATTTTGGTTGTACGGTTTTAATGTGGGGCGAGCGCGATCGAAGGGTATTGAGATCACGAGTCTTGACGATGGTAAAATCGACGGCCGTCGTTGCTCAAAATTCAAGTAGAGAATATGTGTTCTGCTTTTACGTATGAATATTAACTTTTGTTGACtgttttccccctttttttttttaagtgtcgAATTATTTCACCAtagttgaaataaataaataaaaagaaacaagaaattgATCTTCAAactgaaataagaaaaaaaaaattaaatggaatcaaaataatctatttttattaagcaaaataattacattatcagaataaatataaattaaaagaatatatatatatatatttaatgcaagAAATAAACACCATCCATGACCCAATAAAATGTTTGGCAATATCAGAGTGACTTTGCTCAAATGCTAATTGAAGAAATCACATTCGACTCTTTCCAATTTGTGGAAAGGAGAGGTGCACAATAGTATCCAATatacaaaaaacaattaaatgaaaataagagtatgaataaatctaaaaataataaattacaaaattgcTTCAATATATTCTACGGTGGTAATATGTGTATATGTGTGCGCGCAAGTgtacattttatttataaaggaaaataaaaatattgaaaagggGAGAATGTGAACACAACAAAtgtttatatagttttttttttcttcgcaTAGGAGAAGTTGGGACGACTAGCATAGCAATCATCACTAGGCGTGATTATAAGAAGTTAAGAACCCCTCTCCATTGCAAAACGTTCGGTTTGAGGCATAACTATTGTTCAAAAAGTGAGCTTGTTGCTACAAcacttccaaataaaatatcagaTTTTACTATCACAAATAGTTTCAACTTATGTCCTGacttaaatttctaatttcgaagccataaaatattagttcgTACCAACAAGACTATCACATTAGTGATAAATGTTTATACagtaaaaagaaattatgtttaattatgttttatattttatggagACTCAAAATTTTGGATGGAATATAGTTAAAAagagagttttattttatttttaagaatctCGAGAGGGTTTTGAaatcttttgaaaataaaactattttttcagttaaataaattttgttaatatttcTTGGGGTGGGCAGGGGCCATGGCAATTGGCACCCTCTAGTCTCCACTTGGATCATGGGGCTAGTGCTATGCATGATGCATACAATAAATGAAAATCATGAGTCACTGTATGTGTACATGATGGGATAGCACAATATCTGCCACTGAGTTACGTTACCAAGTAAACAACAAATCTTGTAGAAAATGCGAATATAAAAGGCCCTTTGATGGTATAGGTCCTTACATCATTATATTGATTCTATGCCTCTTCCTTTAGTTTGTTTCCTCTCACTAAATTCATTCATCTTTATGCCCACTATATTGATATTGGGTActtaatatatatgaaaacaacATTAATACGTGACATCCATTTTAATAATAAGCTTAAAGCTTATCGAAAGATTACAATAAGTCAATTCTAAATTTTTAGCGGCGAGCATTTTGCCTGAAATATACGTCCTTTTTCGCCTCACGGATTTATGACTCCAagacattttatatataaaaagaaaagtagtagagatgtgATTAGAATTTCAATGAATTATGTAATCATGGTGTTGAAATAGTTTCCATCTTCATAATTTTCATGAGTTTTCCTTCATGTGGATAGGCATACGCAAGATAATACCGGTCATGATacgttaaaatattaataaaattatattccggTAAAGCTGTGATATTAACTTTGATTAGTCAGGAGAATGTGAAAGAAGAACGAATTTCTTAACACCAGCCTTCTTTTGTTGGTTGCCCGTGTGTTGCTGTCGGTCATGGTGTCAAAGGATGGTGGAGTGGAGGGTTGGGAGATGCAGAGAATGCTTTAATCAAATCTTCATTTTCTCGTATATttcacgtatatatatatatatatatatataaatgcataGTTTCAAAGCATGTACTTCTGCCAAAGAACGGAGGCTTTTTCGTTCTTTGGCAGAAGTACATGTTTTAAAGAAGGAAGCAGCAGAGAGATTAGGAAATGGTCATTAATCCATGTAagattcaatattaattttgataataacgACTTGCTAACTAATACATAGAAGGAATGACCCACAGATTGATTCATGGATAAGTATTGTTTGGTAGATCCTCAACCTGAAGTAAGCCACCAATCAATGAAAAAGTACGAGAACTTGATAGCCCATGTTTTAGTTTAGGTCCATCGGCTGAAAAGTCAAGGAATATGGGCGGTTTGGCGTGGAGTCTGCGGCTGTTCCGGACTGAATATGATTGTGATGGGGTTTTCCTTGTATGCAAATGGAGGGGATGAAAAGTTCAGAAATTGCATCTCACTACAAAACAACCATTACTTTTTTTGAATAATCAaggaatgaatatttttttatttgtacgAAAATCACCATCGGTGAGAGATTTCTGTACTCTTAACAATTGAGTTTAAAGTGAGAAATATtatgataaaaacaaaattttaagttaaaacataaaaatatttttgggaaaatggacTTAAGGGAGGGTGTTTTTTCCGAAGTTATGGGCCTCTGGTGGTCCTGCTTGTGACATTTTCCAGGGTTTCAACTTTCCCGGAAACTTCCTGGCCTTTTCCCATCAGTTAAAGAGgacagaagagagaaaaaaaggttGGCTGGACTTCTGTTGTCGACAATGACAAGGCAGTggatttatacttttgctttgGGTCATTTCACGCTAGGAATTGAAATTATGAACTGGAGACCTTTAATAcgataaatattattggattCGTGCGCGCTGCAGCAGCCGATGCAGAATACCCAAAAACCCAAGACTGAGTTCAGAGTTTGCACTGATGGGTAAAAAATATCAGTAGACAGGGTTGCTATACTGTTTGATATGAGCAATTCGATTCGCGTTTTTGTCACTTTGCGTGTAGAAAACTTGCTGAAAAAAGCAAAGTCAAAATCGGGGCAAACCCAAAAGCAGAGTAGCAAGTAAATTCACGCCAATGCCTTGTCGACATGAGATAGACTTGGGCTAGTCTGGATGGTGATTTCACCTTATCTTtaactctattttattttattattctaattttttaaaaattttcatataaaatataataaaaaatttaatttttttaaatttaaatttaaatttaatttttttcaaatttcaaaataataataataatatcttatttaaaatgatttcatctaatttttaaattcaaattagacgatcttgtttgtttttagatatgttgagatgagttgagattaaaattaaaaattaaataaaatattatttgaatatattgttttaatattatttttatattgaaattttaaaaaaaataaattatttattttattttatataaaaatttaaaaaaattataataattaaataaaatgatataaaatgggATGTTTTGTAAAAATGGACCATGCAGAAAACACagcacaacaaaacaaaacagccTGCATTCATACTAATTGATTGAAggttgaaaagttgaaaatattttatgggcACTTGGGCAGGGTAGGGCATCGATGTCCCACCCCATTCATTGTAACATGACTCTGGCAAAAACGACAAGCGCGCACCCTACAACctgatgtatgaaaatttgattaaGACATGCTCCTGCTACTACGTATGGAGTGTGTACATCATACTCTCAAACTAGTATCCAAGTTttgctgtaatttttttttttttaattttatcaaattataatatttaaaacgaAGTAAATACAAAATTGTACTATTTCCAATTGGTTTTACTTTTAatggtttattttttaaaaaaaattataggtttATACTATCTTTCTGATTTTCTTTAGGGGTAAATTTGACTTACTAAAATAATAAGTGGAGTACTATGAAGTGATTGCCAAAATTGGTAACTTAGGTGGTGGTcgtaaaaataagaaaatgttataaactatcttgaattgtatgactatatttatctagtcgtcaagtgTATACTGCTAgcatagtgtcagcatagtactagcatagtactgcatagtaactgacataataaatggccgacatagcatagtgcatagtgtcagcatagtactgcatagtaactagcataatgaatggccgacatagcacagtgcatagtaccagcatagtactgcatagtaagctagcatagttccctttgtacgcctatatatatcgttgaattttttaagaaattcataagtttcataacttctctgagttctatctctctctctcattttagaaagttttataataaatctatctctctttacttttcgatagtttcataacacgttatcagcacgaaagttctgacgattttgaagctagtagtcctctacttcaagtaagcttttcaaaatatttttatattcctgatttatatatgtaaaaaatgtcaaatcttacaaaattggaattcattgctcttgacatttctggaaaaaattatttatcttggatccttgatgctgagatccatctggaagCGATGAACCTGagaaatacaattaaagaaggaaatcaagggtccctgcatgACCGTGCTAagacaatgattttccttcggcaccatcttcatgaagaattaaaaactgagtatctaacggtgaaagatccacttattttgtggaatgatttaagggagagatatgaacaccagaaaactgtaatcctcccaaaagctcgtcatgattggatgcacctgagattgcaagacttcaaaagtgttagtgagtataactctgcactctttaaaattagctcgctattgaaattatgtggtgaaaaagtcactgatgatgacttgttagagaagacatatactacttttcatgcctcgaatgtgctcctgcagcagcagtatcgagagcgaaagttcaaaaaatattctgaacttatatcttatcttctattagctgagcaaaataatgagtttttgttaagaaatcaccagtcacgtcctactggttctatatcattttctgaagtgaatggtactagatttacatcattctcaaaagcgaatggtgcatcttttcaaagaaaacgagggtgtggacgtggtaggaaaaactatagaagtggaggtcctagaagtgaccacactaaaagggacaataatagatatacaccgtaccaccagaagtggttcaactcagagaatggcaaaggtccccaaaacaaatttttaaaaaaagatgaagatagatgccatagatgtggtatgactggacattgtgCTCGTATatgtcgtacagataagcacttggttgacttatatcaatcttctataaaagaaaaaacaaagaaatttgaaacaaattttactgaaccatcatatgctttagattctatagatggagaagatattacaagtcttgatgtttctgaatTCTTtaaggattctagtggtagagttgatcatgaaagtgttcctttttaattaatgtatttcctttatcttattataaaatatttttatattctgcaatgttttgtagtaatgaaaattttatttattcatttatacttgttataaattattgatgatatgatttatctgagaatggaaatggagcatccctgaaggatcgccctaaatcaataattttattgagtatctcatatgagtgatacttgtaccaaaaactcattatgatttatgcacctgaagttgcataattgaaattgtggaaagaatatatatttgaatgaacgtctcgaatgtgctcctgaagtagcaatatcgagtatgctcctgaagtagtaatattaaatgcaaacgttcacaatatattctaaatttgtgtcAGGTCTTTttagtgactgagcaaaataatgagtttttgataagaatcattattcacgtcttactagatctacatcattccctgaattgaatgataataaatttatatcattctattccctgaagtgaaaagaatgatgtttttcattcaaagaaactaagagattggacgtgataatgaatatctttttgggccagaagctcatattggaaaagctgtaagctttctctttgagatgatattatacaaattattgaatcaaatattatgatgcatcaaaatgtgatatgattcaaaatatttgtatcttttcatgtttatcttgatcatccaaaatcaattgcgataagtcgaatgattttcatatggacgtccataaaagaaccagaagattcttctactataaagttttaccaccagaaatgaaaagaaaaatttgcttaaaacaaataagatgaaattattcgacgttatcttgattatcatatgtgaatcagaagttcagatgataattaaattttggatacaataagataaaatgtctcatattctagctgctaaaattccagcgaggattgaagtccctgtaggacaattaagaaatttagcagtctaaagacatgtataaaggcatgtgagacttatcgatacaaaagatagagtatctcaaaagagaaaggcacaaataatttggtactcctgaagaggtcatacccacaaaacaagcaataaagtccatccaaattctctgtataaaattctcctatataaactcttgaagagtacctcctgaagaggtttttcatgaaaatgtcttcccttgaagagggacaggtacctgaaaataacgagatctcgttacatttcatgaataatggagaaattatggatagaaataaaattgttgtcgacaatgtatttccatatgagatggcaattgacattaccagaagtaatgatgaaagtgaatcaagaatcgtcgaagaatacgacatAAAATAtaggccaaatttgaaagaaacaattcctgcagaattgattcattagtaaaatatgatgcatcgggacttatagtccaaacacctaaagaggtgatgcttgttgaatgtcagtgggtatttatggaaaggaaataaaaatgtgatatataaatcaagagtcagtttctcaattcctgcagaatttatatcactaagtaaaatgtgataaatatggacttggagtccaaacacctaaagatgtgatttttattaaatatcagtggatatttatatacatgatataaaaaagcctgaaacttttaatttgaaaatgtgatatagaaatcacaagttagtttctcgaaaaaacaatattgatataattttaaagtggttgaaatcatattgagatttttattagcttgaaagttaccgagagtttggatatgcctgattaactgcatatttatatggattattggatcttgatatatatatgaaaatccctgaaggatagaaaatgtctgaattttctaatatgaatacatctggaaatatgtattctatcaagtttcaaagatccttatatgatctaaagtaatccaaacgcaaatgaaaacaagctattattgcaatttatatatatgatttaaatgttattgagtctccagaagagctcataaaaactgcatatatttgaaatataaatctgaaaccattgcggcttcaaggggaagatgaatgatgttattagttatgaaataccatcttttaatacaattagtatttcagattcatattatgagtttgatatgaagtgtgcattattaaagaagaaataaaagggagcacacagaacatctaccaaaagatagaaacacaaatatgaatatttgtgaaatattattttattatcttgaagcaagaattacaaaaatttgagacactttacctcattctttaaacgctcttgttcttcaagaatctgcatagcatc
This sequence is a window from Carya illinoinensis cultivar Pawnee chromosome 9, C.illinoinensisPawnee_v1, whole genome shotgun sequence. Protein-coding genes within it:
- the LOC122275269 gene encoding probable calcium-binding protein CML36 translates to MKLVKINQLNPKNLIVSPTRLFRSKKDRSSVSRSDPSSFGSRTSSTSSSEASTSLQKPGSGARITNLGTPKSVLPEILGNWSDSSADMNVELAQAFRLTDRDDDGLVSRKELQALLSRIGVEPLSEEEVKMMLSEVDRDGDGHISMETLLNRFGSACGPACDSELREAFDIFDTDHDGRITAEELWGFFTAMGDEQCTLEDCRRMIAGVDKNGDGFVCFEDFSLMMELQR